One stretch of Corynebacterium callunae DSM 20147 DNA includes these proteins:
- a CDS encoding galactan 5-O-arabinofuranosyltransferase: protein MTNSSEKEGTVEVRQDLNPLDTSRAPVGEVYRPDRLGKGATLVAIAAAAVMAFFFALIAWFALKQTNLPAFGASMVTRALSSVTIAAVVVATGILMWFWLRDEHNNNPRWQLDNIKPRPTWRLALSYVVAYLSPAALVVATLAIPLSATKLYLDGVSVDQGFRTQFMTRMADEVSLSDMNYIDMPTYYPGGWFWMGGRLANALGLSGWEVFQPWAIISLAMAASVLVPVWQRITGSLPVATGIALVSTCVMLAMHAEEPYAAIVALGAPAMAVLAPRIARGDIFALCGGVVYLGLSATFYTLFTATIALSVVVVCVILAAGMQKSLKPIGWLVVLGVASISIALVTWGPYLLAYLEGAEQSGDTATHYLPIEGTQFPVPFLAPSVLGVLCLAGLIYLVVRFRSAEVRAMWIGIGVFYTWMALSMAITLIGNTLLGFRLDTVLVMMFATAGVLAIADFRLASVYQLYPKQVSESTARAMNSILVIIVVLAGIDYAQDLPEKNSHAIDLAYTDTDGNGERADRYPAGSARYYGEINQHLLDQGFEPSETVVLTDELDFMSFNPYRGFQAFTSHYANPLGEFGKRNETIENWALQSWDELSDPAAFEQALASAPWQGPEVFIFRGSVEDTEAGWKYDLAEDLYPNNPNVRFRGVFFNPEVFGENWEIAQIGPFVVVSHNE, encoded by the coding sequence ATGACAAACTCCTCCGAAAAAGAGGGAACCGTCGAGGTTCGCCAAGATCTTAATCCTTTGGACACCTCGCGGGCACCAGTTGGCGAGGTATATCGCCCTGACCGCTTAGGAAAAGGAGCCACCCTCGTAGCGATTGCAGCTGCTGCAGTGATGGCATTTTTCTTTGCGCTCATTGCTTGGTTTGCGCTTAAACAAACCAACCTGCCAGCTTTTGGTGCTTCGATGGTTACCCGTGCACTTTCCTCGGTAACCATTGCCGCGGTAGTGGTAGCTACTGGCATTTTGATGTGGTTCTGGCTTAGAGATGAGCACAATAACAATCCGCGCTGGCAGCTGGACAATATCAAACCACGCCCTACCTGGCGCTTGGCTTTAAGTTATGTGGTCGCTTATCTCAGCCCAGCAGCCTTGGTGGTGGCAACTCTTGCTATCCCGCTTTCTGCAACCAAGCTTTATCTTGATGGTGTCAGCGTTGACCAGGGATTTCGCACGCAGTTTATGACACGAATGGCTGATGAAGTCAGCCTTTCGGATATGAACTACATTGATATGCCCACCTATTACCCGGGCGGTTGGTTCTGGATGGGTGGCCGTTTGGCAAACGCTCTCGGCCTATCCGGCTGGGAGGTATTCCAACCCTGGGCAATTATCTCCTTGGCAATGGCTGCTTCGGTGCTTGTTCCGGTATGGCAGCGAATTACTGGATCTTTGCCGGTAGCAACGGGTATTGCCTTGGTTTCCACCTGCGTTATGTTGGCTATGCATGCGGAAGAGCCCTATGCCGCCATTGTGGCCTTGGGTGCTCCAGCTATGGCGGTGCTTGCTCCGCGCATTGCCCGCGGTGATATCTTCGCGCTCTGCGGTGGTGTTGTTTATTTGGGCCTTTCGGCTACTTTTTATACTTTGTTCACCGCCACTATTGCGCTTTCAGTGGTGGTGGTTTGTGTAATTCTTGCTGCGGGAATGCAGAAATCCCTCAAGCCCATTGGCTGGCTTGTGGTGCTGGGGGTTGCGTCGATAAGCATTGCCCTGGTGACTTGGGGCCCGTACCTGCTCGCCTACTTGGAGGGCGCAGAGCAGTCCGGCGATACTGCCACCCACTATCTGCCCATTGAGGGCACGCAATTCCCGGTTCCTTTCCTCGCGCCGAGTGTATTGGGCGTGCTGTGTTTGGCGGGTCTGATTTATTTGGTGGTGCGCTTCCGCAGTGCTGAAGTGCGCGCCATGTGGATTGGTATTGGTGTGTTTTATACCTGGATGGCGCTTTCCATGGCCATCACCCTGATTGGCAATACTTTGCTGGGCTTCCGTTTGGATACGGTTTTGGTGATGATGTTTGCCACGGCCGGTGTGCTGGCCATTGCTGATTTCCGGCTGGCGAGTGTTTATCAGCTATATCCCAAGCAGGTTTCCGAAAGCACTGCGCGTGCGATGAACAGCATTCTTGTCATTATCGTGGTGCTGGCTGGCATCGATTATGCCCAAGATCTGCCTGAGAAAAACTCCCACGCTATCGACTTGGCTTATACCGATACTGATGGCAATGGCGAGCGCGCGGACCGCTACCCCGCTGGTAGTGCGCGCTATTATGGCGAGATTAATCAGCACCTTTTAGATCAGGGCTTTGAGCCTTCGGAGACCGTAGTGCTCACTGATGAATTGGACTTTATGTCCTTTAATCCTTATCGCGGTTTCCAAGCATTTACCTCGCACTATGCCAATCCTTTGGGAGAATTTGGCAAGCGCAATGAAACCATCGAAAATTGGGCGCTGCAAAGCTGGGATGAGCTCTCAGATCCCGCAGCTTTTGAGCAGGCCCTAGCCTCTGCCCCTTGGCAGGGACCGGAGGTCTTTATCTTCCGCGGTTCGGTGGAGGATACCGAAGCAGGATGGAAGTACGACTTGGCTGAAGATCTCTACCCCAATAATCCGAATGTGCGTTTCCGCGGAGTATTTTTCAACCCAGAAGTTTTTGGGGAAAACTGGGAAATTGCCCAAATCGGCCCCTTTGTGGTGGTGAGCCACAATGAGTGA
- a CDS encoding FAD-binding oxidoreductase — MNSSNGTSSSGASAGAHGALPLEAKKLNGWGRTAPTTAEVLSTPDLDVIVEAVRQVAEQNDSKPAYLKRGVIARGMGRSYGDPAQNAGGLVIDMQPLNKIHSIDPESAIVDVDGGVTLDQLMKAALPYGLWVPVLPGTRQVTIGGAIGPDIHGKNHHSAGSFGDHVVSLELLVADGRILHLEPEGTAEDPQGDLFWATVGGMGLTGIIVRARIRMTKTETAYFISDTDRTSNLEETVAFHSDGSEHNYTYSSAWFDVISPEPKLGRSTISRGSLATLAQLEELAPKLAKDPLKFNAPQLMKVPDIFPSWTMNKLSLMAIGEAYYAMGAPARNKVKNLTQFYQPLDLIGEWNRGYGSKGFLQYQFVVPMDAVEPFKDIIRDMQKSGHYSALNVFKLFGPGNRAPLSYPMPGWNVCVDFPIRPGLGAFLDDLDKRVMEFGGRLYLAKESRTSAENFHTMYPGLEGWLKTRNKIDPTGIFASDMSRRLELH, encoded by the coding sequence ATGAACAGTTCTAACGGCACGTCCAGCTCCGGCGCTTCGGCCGGTGCCCACGGAGCCCTTCCCCTAGAAGCTAAGAAACTGAACGGATGGGGCCGCACGGCCCCTACCACTGCTGAGGTCTTGTCCACCCCTGATCTCGACGTCATCGTCGAGGCAGTCCGACAAGTAGCCGAGCAAAATGACTCCAAGCCTGCATACCTCAAGCGCGGAGTTATTGCCCGTGGCATGGGTCGCTCCTATGGCGATCCAGCCCAGAATGCCGGCGGCCTTGTCATTGACATGCAGCCCCTCAACAAGATCCACTCCATTGACCCAGAATCCGCAATTGTTGATGTTGACGGTGGCGTAACCCTAGACCAGCTCATGAAGGCTGCCCTGCCTTATGGCCTATGGGTTCCAGTTCTGCCAGGCACCCGCCAGGTCACCATCGGTGGCGCAATCGGACCTGATATCCACGGCAAGAACCACCACTCCGCAGGTTCCTTCGGTGACCATGTTGTGTCCTTGGAATTGCTTGTTGCTGATGGTCGTATCTTGCACCTCGAGCCAGAAGGCACCGCAGAGGATCCCCAGGGTGATCTCTTCTGGGCAACTGTTGGTGGCATGGGATTGACCGGCATTATCGTGCGTGCTCGCATTCGCATGACCAAGACCGAAACCGCATATTTCATCTCTGACACTGATCGCACCTCCAACCTGGAAGAAACCGTAGCTTTCCACTCAGATGGATCTGAGCATAACTACACCTATTCTTCTGCTTGGTTTGACGTCATCAGCCCTGAGCCAAAGCTTGGTCGTTCCACCATTTCCCGTGGTTCTTTGGCCACTTTGGCCCAGCTTGAGGAGCTTGCTCCAAAGCTGGCAAAGGATCCACTGAAGTTCAACGCTCCACAGCTGATGAAGGTGCCAGATATCTTCCCATCTTGGACCATGAACAAGCTGTCACTCATGGCTATTGGTGAGGCTTACTACGCCATGGGCGCTCCAGCTCGCAACAAGGTAAAGAACCTTACCCAGTTCTATCAGCCACTGGACCTTATCGGTGAATGGAACCGTGGTTATGGTTCCAAGGGCTTCTTGCAGTACCAGTTTGTGGTGCCAATGGATGCCGTTGAGCCTTTCAAGGACATCATCCGCGATATGCAGAAGTCCGGACACTACTCCGCACTGAACGTGTTTAAGCTCTTTGGACCAGGTAACCGCGCACCACTTTCCTACCCAATGCCAGGTTGGAATGTCTGCGTTGACTTCCCTATCCGTCCAGGTTTGGGTGCTTTCTTGGATGATCTAGATAAGCGTGTCATGGAATTCGGCGGCCGTTTGTACCTGGCCAAGGAATCCCGCACCTCTGCAGAGAACTTCCACACCATGTACCCAGGTTTGGAGGGTTGGCTTAAGACTCGTAATAAAATTGACCCAACCGGCATCTTTGCTTCTGATATGTCACGTCGACTAGAGCTTCACTAG
- a CDS encoding arabinosyltransferase domain-containing protein, whose product MGVHDVDSFHVSEVVESKKLKGAAGDAAAVVPPQVAPSWLKKLAIGSGLLGLVMFVLLPFLPVNQVQSSLSWPQNGELASVNAPLISYAPQSMEASVPISALDSLNEDQSLVLGTLPADSTDATNRGLFVRSIDGNLDVIVRGEVLMELTPTEVSRIPDTAMLEISSTEETTTATISGTNFEGATEGDERPQVTGVYTELVDDPSTANALSAAGLNVDVEINSRFTSSPSLIKYAAIFIGLASLLVALWALHRMDILDGRKAHRFLPANWRKLKPLDGLVVGILVFWHFIGANTSDDGFILTMARVSQNADYMANYYRWFGVPESPFGAPYYDLLGLMAYVSTASIWIRLPALLSGLIIWFVLSREVMPRFGALVDGRRVAHWSAAMVFLAFWLPYNNGVRPEPIIAMGALLTWVSFERAIATSRLLPAAIGVILATISLASGPTGLMAVSALLVSLSALLRILYRRLPLIGAPQGASRSAVLGAIMAMLAPFLAAGTAILIAVFGDQTLSTVMESISVRSEKGPSLTWYNEYVRYQTVMQQTVDGSFTRRFAVLMLIACLAIVVAAILRYGRIPGSAKGPTLRLMLVIFGTMFFMMFTPTKWTHHFGVYAGLAGALAGLAAVALSYVAVKSPRMRTFSIGAFLFVLALSLAGVNGWWYTSSYSIPWWDKTIQIKGIEASTVVLFISVAVLVIGVIQAFVKDIRVARAETTHSMGEFVAEEVAKQQRASRFRGLLASPIAVVSALVVFMACASLGKAFVDQYPAYSVGLGNLRSLTGQTCGLAEDAMLETNSNDSFLTPVNSTLGESLEADEVRGFTPTGIPDSISQDQADLSAVGAIANTDQDTETGGSDEASGQSTGNTGGTRASEGVNGSTARLPFALDYTQIPVIGSWAAGTQNPAHITTDWYSVPEATEEAPIIVVSAAGRIEHYDINGVLQTGQSVMLEYGKRTANGDVEALGEAMMYDIGPEPSWRNLRYPLDKLPAEADVVRIVASDVNLDEDQWVAFTPPRVPTLDSLNNVIGSETPGLLDWAVGLQFPCQRTFDHYAGVTEIPEYRISPDHGGKATLSPFQDWAGGGAMGTAEAVNNAYEIPSYLLNDWGRDWGSIERYMLRTNSNGEAPQVADINLETIQRSGLWNPGHMKVDD is encoded by the coding sequence ATGGGTGTTCATGACGTAGACTCGTTCCACGTGTCAGAAGTAGTTGAGTCGAAAAAGCTAAAGGGTGCTGCAGGCGATGCCGCCGCAGTTGTGCCCCCGCAGGTTGCACCGAGTTGGCTGAAGAAACTGGCTATCGGATCAGGCCTTTTAGGCCTTGTGATGTTTGTTCTTCTCCCATTCTTGCCCGTCAACCAGGTGCAGTCTTCACTGTCTTGGCCACAAAATGGGGAGCTGGCGAGTGTTAACGCACCGCTAATTTCCTATGCGCCACAGTCCATGGAAGCAAGCGTTCCTATCTCAGCCTTGGATAGCCTCAATGAGGATCAGTCCTTGGTGCTGGGAACCTTGCCTGCAGATAGTACTGATGCCACCAACCGTGGCCTCTTTGTACGCAGCATTGATGGCAACTTGGATGTTATTGTCCGCGGCGAAGTTCTCATGGAGCTCACCCCAACCGAGGTCAGCCGCATCCCCGATACGGCCATGCTGGAGATTTCCTCCACCGAGGAAACCACCACCGCTACCATCAGTGGCACCAACTTCGAAGGCGCCACCGAAGGCGACGAACGCCCGCAGGTCACCGGCGTTTATACCGAGCTTGTCGACGACCCGAGCACCGCGAACGCACTGAGTGCAGCGGGGCTCAACGTTGACGTCGAGATTAACTCGCGATTCACCTCCTCCCCCAGCCTGATCAAATACGCCGCCATCTTCATCGGCTTAGCTTCTCTGTTGGTCGCACTGTGGGCTTTGCACCGCATGGATATTCTGGATGGCCGCAAGGCACATCGATTCCTGCCTGCCAATTGGCGCAAACTTAAGCCGCTTGATGGCTTGGTTGTAGGCATCTTGGTGTTCTGGCATTTCATCGGTGCCAATACCTCTGATGACGGCTTCATTTTGACCATGGCCCGGGTCTCCCAAAACGCGGACTATATGGCCAACTACTACCGCTGGTTCGGCGTACCTGAATCGCCTTTTGGCGCTCCTTATTATGACCTGCTGGGGCTAATGGCTTATGTCTCCACTGCTTCCATTTGGATCCGTCTGCCGGCACTGCTTTCTGGCCTCATTATTTGGTTTGTGCTCTCCCGCGAAGTGATGCCACGCTTTGGTGCTCTGGTTGATGGTCGCCGCGTTGCGCACTGGTCCGCTGCCATGGTCTTCTTGGCTTTCTGGCTGCCTTATAACAATGGTGTGCGCCCTGAGCCCATCATTGCCATGGGTGCCCTTCTTACGTGGGTCTCTTTTGAACGGGCCATTGCCACCTCCCGCTTGCTGCCAGCAGCCATCGGCGTCATCTTGGCTACTATCTCTTTGGCTTCAGGCCCAACCGGCCTGATGGCGGTTTCTGCCCTGTTGGTCAGCTTGTCTGCGTTGCTTCGTATTTTGTATCGTCGCTTGCCACTTATTGGGGCGCCGCAGGGTGCGTCGAGAAGCGCTGTTCTAGGCGCCATTATGGCAATGCTGGCACCTTTCCTGGCTGCCGGTACTGCCATCCTGATCGCAGTGTTTGGTGATCAGACCCTATCCACCGTGATGGAATCCATTTCCGTGCGCTCTGAAAAGGGTCCGTCACTGACCTGGTACAACGAATATGTTCGCTACCAAACGGTGATGCAGCAAACTGTGGACGGTTCCTTTACTCGCCGATTTGCCGTGCTGATGCTTATTGCCTGCCTGGCAATCGTGGTGGCCGCAATCCTGCGTTATGGCCGTATTCCTGGCTCCGCCAAGGGACCAACCCTGCGTTTGATGCTGGTTATCTTCGGCACCATGTTCTTCATGATGTTCACCCCAACCAAGTGGACCCACCACTTTGGTGTGTATGCAGGTCTGGCCGGTGCATTGGCCGGACTTGCAGCGGTAGCGCTGTCTTATGTCGCCGTAAAATCCCCACGTATGCGCACCTTCTCCATCGGCGCATTCCTCTTTGTGCTGGCATTGTCACTCGCTGGCGTAAATGGCTGGTGGTACACCTCTAGCTATTCAATTCCATGGTGGGATAAGACCATCCAAATTAAGGGCATTGAAGCTTCAACTGTAGTGCTCTTTATCTCTGTGGCGGTCTTGGTCATTGGTGTTATTCAGGCCTTTGTCAAAGACATTCGGGTGGCACGCGCCGAAACTACCCATTCCATGGGTGAATTTGTTGCCGAGGAAGTTGCCAAGCAACAGCGTGCTTCTCGATTCAGAGGATTGCTGGCCTCCCCTATCGCTGTGGTTTCCGCCCTTGTGGTCTTTATGGCGTGTGCCTCCCTGGGCAAGGCCTTTGTGGATCAATACCCTGCTTACTCCGTGGGTTTGGGCAACCTGCGTTCCCTCACTGGCCAGACTTGTGGCCTAGCTGAGGACGCAATGCTAGAAACCAACTCCAATGATTCCTTCCTCACCCCAGTTAATTCCACCTTGGGTGAATCTTTGGAAGCCGATGAAGTCCGTGGCTTTACTCCAACTGGTATCCCAGATTCCATCAGCCAAGACCAGGCCGATCTTTCCGCTGTGGGCGCAATTGCCAACACCGATCAAGACACTGAGACCGGCGGCTCCGATGAAGCTTCCGGGCAGTCCACCGGCAATACCGGCGGTACCCGCGCTTCGGAAGGTGTCAACGGTTCCACCGCACGCCTGCCATTCGCTCTTGATTACACTCAGATTCCAGTCATTGGTTCCTGGGCAGCTGGCACTCAAAACCCAGCGCACATCACCACCGACTGGTACTCGGTTCCGGAAGCAACTGAAGAGGCCCCCATCATTGTGGTTTCGGCAGCCGGCCGCATCGAGCACTACGACATCAACGGTGTGCTGCAAACTGGCCAATCGGTCATGCTTGAATACGGCAAGCGCACTGCCAATGGTGATGTAGAAGCCCTCGGCGAAGCGATGATGTATGACATTGGACCAGAGCCTTCTTGGCGTAACCTGCGTTATCCACTGGATAAGCTGCCAGCAGAAGCAGATGTAGTACGCATTGTTGCCTCTGACGTCAATCTTGATGAGGATCAGTGGGTGGCATTTACCCCACCACGTGTTCCTACCCTTGATTCTTTGAACAACGTCATTGGCTCTGAAACCCCAGGTCTTTTGGACTGGGCTGTTGGCCTCCAGTTCCCTTGCCAACGCACCTTTGATCACTACGCAGGTGTTACTGAGATTCCGGAATACCGTATCTCTCCAGACCACGGTGGCAAAGCTACTTTGTCCCCATTCCAGGACTGGGCTGGCGGTGGCGCCATGGGTACTGCGGAAGCAGTAAACAACGCCTATGAAATCCCTTCCTACCTACTTAATGACTGGGGACGTGACTGGGGTTCCATCGAACGCTATATGCTGCGCACCAATTCCAATGGTGAAGCTCCACAGGTTGCCGATATCAACCTGGAAACCATTCAGCGCTCTGGATTGTGGAACCCAGGGCATATGAAGGTTGATGATTAA
- a CDS encoding decaprenylphospho-beta-D-erythro-pentofuranosid-2-ulose 2-reductase, with the protein MLNAVGKAQNILLLGGTSEIGLSIVERFLKQGAAHVTLAARQDSPRVAAAAAQIEAAGAESVTVVDFDALDTASHPAVIDAAFEKGDVDIAIVAFGILGDNEAQWRDQALAVEATSVNYTAGVSVGVLLGQKFEAQGHGTIVAMSSVAGQRVRRSNFVYGSAKAGFDGFYTQLGEALRGTGANVLVVRAGQVRTKMSADAGEAPLTVNREDVANEVYSAVVNKKDIIFVHPLFQYVSLAFQFIPRAIFRKLPF; encoded by the coding sequence ATGCTTAATGCAGTGGGCAAGGCCCAAAATATTCTGCTTCTTGGTGGCACCTCTGAAATTGGGTTGTCCATCGTAGAGCGCTTCCTCAAGCAGGGTGCCGCACATGTCACCCTGGCTGCTCGTCAGGATTCTCCACGCGTGGCAGCTGCAGCTGCACAGATCGAGGCTGCTGGTGCAGAATCTGTCACCGTTGTGGACTTTGATGCGCTTGATACCGCAAGCCACCCTGCAGTTATCGATGCTGCCTTTGAAAAGGGCGATGTAGATATCGCAATTGTCGCCTTCGGCATCCTCGGTGACAATGAAGCACAATGGCGCGACCAGGCACTAGCAGTCGAGGCAACCTCTGTTAACTACACAGCTGGTGTCTCTGTTGGTGTGCTGCTTGGCCAAAAATTTGAAGCACAAGGCCACGGCACCATCGTTGCTATGTCCTCAGTAGCAGGTCAGCGTGTACGTCGCTCCAACTTTGTCTACGGTTCCGCCAAGGCTGGCTTTGATGGTTTTTACACCCAGCTCGGCGAGGCTCTACGTGGCACCGGCGCCAATGTTTTGGTGGTTCGTGCCGGTCAGGTTCGCACCAAGATGAGTGCAGATGCTGGCGAAGCGCCACTTACCGTTAACCGCGAAGACGTAGCCAATGAGGTTTATTCCGCAGTGGTGAACAAGAAGGACATCATCTTTGTCCATCCTTTGTTCCAGTACGTCTCCTTGGCATTCCAGTTCATTCCACGCGCAATTTTTAGAAAGCTGCCTTTCTAG